Proteins from one Mus pahari chromosome 10, PAHARI_EIJ_v1.1, whole genome shotgun sequence genomic window:
- the Sdhd gene encoding succinate dehydrogenase [ubiquinone] cytochrome b small subunit, mitochondrial gives MAVLLKLGVLCSGQGARALLLRSQVVRPAYVSAFLQDRPTQGWCGTQHIHLSPSHHSGSKAASLHWTSERVVSVLLLGLLPAGYLNPCSVVDYSLAAALTLHSHWGLGQVVTDYVHGDTLPKAARAGLLALSALTFAGLCYFNYHDVGICRAVAMLWKL, from the exons ATGGCGGTTCTCTTAAAGCTGGGCGTTCTCTGCAGTGGCCAAGGAGCTCGAG CTCTGTTACTCCGAAGCCAGGTGGTCAGACCTGCTTATGTGTCAGCATTTCTCCAGGACCGGCCTACCCAAGGATGGTGTGGCACCCAGCACATTCACCTGTCACCAAGCCACCACT CTGGTTCCAAGGCTGCATCTCTGCACTGGACCAGTGAGAGGGTTGTCAGTGTTCTGCTCTTGGGGCTGCTCCCTGCTGGGTACTTGAATCCCTGCTCTGTGGTGGACTACTCTCTGGCCGCAGCTCTTACCCTGCACAGTCACTG GGGCCTTGGACAAGTGGTTACCGACTACGTTCATGGGGACACCCTGCCGAAGGCTGCCAGGGCAGGCCTCTTGGCACTCTCAGCTTTGACATTTGCTGGGCTTTGCTACTTCAATTACCACGATGTTGGCATCTGCAGAGCGGTTGCCATGCTATGGAAGCTCTGA